The proteins below come from a single Parageobacillus toebii NBRC 107807 genomic window:
- a CDS encoding HAD family hydrolase gives MKAIVFDFDGLIVDTESVWFDVFKEVMIEYDCDLKLEDFAICIGTTDDILYERLAQIAHKPIDRTEISRKTRERYQDKMSHLQLREGVLDYLQTAKNLSLKIGLASSSSRRWIEGFLEKFGIKEFFDVIKTSDDVKRVKPDPELYLRAIQDLGVEGHEALAFEDSKNGLTAAIKAGLHCVIVPNPVTSFLDFSGHLYRLSSMGEIGLHDLLALVEAKLARKFNSHQ, from the coding sequence ATTAAAGCAATCGTGTTTGATTTTGATGGATTAATTGTAGATACAGAGTCAGTTTGGTTTGATGTGTTTAAAGAAGTAATGATCGAATATGATTGTGATTTAAAGTTAGAAGACTTTGCAATTTGTATTGGAACAACGGACGATATATTGTATGAACGGCTTGCCCAAATTGCCCATAAGCCCATTGATCGTACTGAAATTAGCCGAAAAACCCGTGAACGATATCAGGACAAAATGAGTCATTTACAGCTTCGAGAAGGAGTATTGGATTACTTACAAACGGCAAAAAATCTTAGCTTGAAAATTGGGCTTGCGTCAAGTTCCAGTAGAAGATGGATTGAGGGGTTTTTGGAAAAATTCGGAATCAAAGAATTTTTTGATGTTATTAAAACATCGGACGATGTAAAGAGAGTAAAGCCCGATCCAGAACTTTATTTACGAGCTATACAAGACCTAGGGGTTGAAGGGCATGAGGCTTTAGCATTCGAAGACTCTAAAAATGGTCTCACCGCAGCTATTAAGGCAGGGCTTCATTGTGTGATTGTACCGAACCCTGTTACTAGTTTTCTAGACTTTTCTGGGCATTTGTACCGTTTATCATCAATGGGTGAAATAGGATTGCATGACTTGTTGGCACTAGTAGAAGCAAAATTAGCGAGAAAGTTCAACTCACACCAGTAG
- a CDS encoding beta-class carbonic anhydrase: MSDILKEVLAANEEYAANFGDKANLAMPPKRRFAILTCMDARLDPAKFAGLAEGDAHVIRNAGGRASDDAIRSLVISYKLLGTREWFVIHHTDCGMETFTNDTIRNLLANSLEPAEFDGENWRDIGKGPGSRAGEYIEFLTISNLEQSVIDDVERIRSHPLVPGYITIYGFIYDVKSGRLIEVPEASRIGRATI; encoded by the coding sequence ATGAGCGATATTTTAAAGGAAGTATTGGCCGCGAATGAGGAATATGCCGCTAATTTCGGGGACAAAGCGAATCTAGCGATGCCGCCGAAGCGTCGATTTGCGATTCTGACCTGCATGGACGCGCGCCTCGACCCTGCCAAGTTTGCCGGACTTGCCGAAGGTGATGCTCATGTGATCCGAAACGCTGGAGGCCGGGCAAGTGACGATGCGATTCGTTCTCTCGTAATCTCGTACAAGCTGTTGGGAACACGCGAATGGTTCGTGATTCATCATACCGATTGCGGTATGGAGACATTTACTAATGACACTATCCGCAATTTGCTCGCCAACAGTCTAGAGCCAGCTGAGTTCGATGGGGAAAATTGGCGTGACATAGGAAAAGGACCTGGTTCCAGAGCGGGAGAATACATCGAGTTCTTAACGATCAGCAATCTTGAACAAAGTGTTATCGACGATGTTGAACGCATTCGTTCCCACCCTCTCGTTCCGGGCTACATTACGATCTACGGTTTTATTTACGACGTGAAAAGCGGTCGTCTGATTGAAGTACCTGAAGCCAGCCGCATTGGCCGTGCAACCATCTGA
- a CDS encoding PH domain-containing protein, with amino-acid sequence MSKKKRLHPISVVANIVKQLKDAILPIILVIIVGNKTISSMWDIAVPFAIIIYTIVIGIVSWIRFTYRLEEGELRIEYGVFVRKKRYIPFERIQGISISQGFLQRMFGVVKVNVETAGNQLGEAEAVLTAVTREEAKQLQRLIQKSKEKAGAIENILPQDESTTSFAQNDQELEQETKNIIFSMSFWEIFQVAVTSGGAFGVISAILIFVLQFDDIIPYEKLYKDAQKFIAHGMFYTVVTIILIFIAAYIISIIQNMMRYAFFTVEKAGENIIISRGLLERKKIAIPTERVQGIVVKENIIRRWFGYASVYIIHAGGAFNEGDPESIVLCPLIEKERIASVILSCLPDYSLNHEFIAPPKRARIRYMIRPLYFLLLPVCIVAYWLRPWGLLLLLLLPMASYFGYLSYRFAGWSISNYQLALRSRFLNVRTVYMLKNRIQSMEFSYNWFQQRKSLGTISATVMSGIGGAQGEVIDLDKEDLQTIYMWFKRTKGE; translated from the coding sequence ATGTCTAAGAAAAAACGACTGCACCCCATTTCCGTTGTAGCCAATATCGTAAAACAACTGAAAGACGCGATTTTACCGATCATTCTCGTCATTATTGTCGGGAATAAAACGATTTCCTCTATGTGGGATATCGCCGTGCCGTTTGCCATTATCATTTATACGATTGTCATTGGAATTGTTTCTTGGATTCGCTTTACCTATCGTTTGGAAGAAGGGGAATTGCGAATCGAATATGGCGTTTTTGTAAGAAAAAAACGGTACATTCCTTTTGAACGCATTCAAGGCATTTCCATATCACAAGGCTTTCTGCAAAGAATGTTTGGAGTTGTAAAAGTAAATGTAGAAACAGCTGGCAATCAGCTGGGAGAAGCGGAGGCTGTGTTAACAGCCGTGACAAGGGAAGAAGCGAAACAACTTCAACGCTTGATTCAAAAATCAAAAGAAAAAGCAGGAGCAATCGAGAACATTTTGCCGCAAGATGAAAGCACAACGTCTTTTGCCCAAAATGATCAAGAGTTGGAACAAGAAACGAAAAACATTATCTTTTCGATGAGTTTTTGGGAAATTTTCCAAGTAGCCGTGACTAGCGGAGGAGCATTTGGCGTTATTTCCGCCATCCTCATTTTTGTCTTACAATTTGACGACATCATTCCTTATGAGAAGTTATATAAAGATGCGCAAAAATTTATTGCGCATGGCATGTTTTATACCGTGGTGACCATCATATTGATTTTTATTGCTGCCTATATTATCTCCATCATTCAAAATATGATGAGATACGCATTTTTTACGGTGGAAAAAGCAGGGGAGAACATCATTATCTCAAGAGGGCTCCTTGAAAGGAAAAAGATTGCGATCCCGACAGAGCGGGTGCAAGGCATTGTGGTAAAGGAAAACATTATCCGACGGTGGTTTGGGTATGCTTCCGTTTATATCATTCATGCAGGAGGAGCTTTCAATGAAGGCGATCCCGAGAGTATTGTCCTTTGTCCTTTAATCGAAAAAGAGCGGATCGCTTCCGTTATTCTATCTTGTCTTCCGGATTATAGCTTAAATCATGAATTCATTGCACCGCCAAAGCGGGCGCGCATCCGCTACATGATCCGTCCTTTATACTTTTTGCTTTTACCGGTTTGCATAGTAGCTTATTGGCTGCGTCCGTGGGGATTATTGCTTTTGCTATTACTGCCAATGGCTTCTTATTTTGGCTATCTCAGTTATCGGTTTGCCGGTTGGTCGATTTCAAATTATCAGCTTGCGCTAAGAAGCCGCTTTTTGAATGTCAGAACCGTATATATGTTAAAAAATCGGATTCAATCCATGGAATTTTCTTATAATTGGTTTCAGCAAAGGAAAAGTCTAGGAACCATTTCGGCAACGGTCATGTCGGGAATTGGCGGTGCTCAAGGGGAAGTGATAGACCTTGATAAAGAAGATTTACAAACAATTTATATGTGGTTTAAACGTACAAAAGGGGAATAA
- a CDS encoding NAD(P)H oxidoreductase produces the protein MKVLTVVSHPRRESLTFAIAERFIQGLKDAGHEAEIADLYGEEFNPLLYEQDEPDWDNPNKTYSPRVHAEMERLKRNDGLAFIFPLWWYSLPAMVKGYIDRVWNYGFAYGGARLPHKKVLWIPLVGETEESLKKRNFDTMISHYLNVGLAGYTGIPQSEVAFLYNTLAEDIENEEEFNKHYESLFNRAYELGSTYSHSLTEK, from the coding sequence ATGAAAGTGCTAACCGTTGTCTCACATCCTAGAAGAGAATCCCTTACTTTTGCGATTGCCGAACGTTTCATTCAAGGCTTAAAAGATGCTGGGCATGAAGCGGAAATTGCGGATTTGTACGGTGAAGAATTTAATCCGCTTTTATACGAACAAGATGAACCTGATTGGGACAATCCTAATAAAACATATTCTCCACGTGTTCATGCAGAAATGGAAAGGTTGAAAAGAAACGATGGACTAGCCTTCATCTTCCCATTATGGTGGTATTCATTACCAGCGATGGTAAAAGGATATATAGACCGGGTATGGAACTATGGTTTTGCTTATGGAGGAGCGCGTCTCCCACACAAAAAGGTATTGTGGATTCCGCTTGTCGGAGAGACAGAGGAAAGTCTTAAAAAAAGAAATTTCGATACGATGATTTCCCATTATTTGAATGTTGGTTTAGCCGGTTATACAGGTATTCCTCAGTCGGAAGTGGCATTTTTGTATAATACGTTAGCGGAAGATATTGAAAACGAAGAGGAATTCAACAAACATTACGAAAGTCTTTTCAATCGAGCGTATGAGCTAGGGAGTACATATAGCCATTCACTAACGGAAAAATAA
- a CDS encoding KamA family radical SAM protein, whose product MAQPKYITNIEKITQIPKEEREKLKEITNKFVFRVNDYYLNLINWDDPNDPIRKLVIPNEGELNEYGSWDASDEAANYVVPGCQHKYKTTALLIVSEVCGAYCRFCFRKRLFRNDVKEAMSDVTPGIEYIAQTPEINNVLLTGGDSLILATKKIRYIVERLRAIDHVKIIRFGSKLPVFNPMRIYEDQELLDLFRQYSTPEKRIYVMAHVNHPREITEEARKAFQALHDAGVIVVNQTPILKGINDDPEVLAELLDKLSWAGVTPYYFFVNRPVAGNSDFVLTLEEVYKIVEQAKARTSGLGKRVRLVMSHSSGKIEILAIENGKAYLKYHQSRDDEQYGKFMILDCPKDATWFDDLPGSEQYWKKPVKKAVQLSSVN is encoded by the coding sequence ATGGCACAACCGAAGTATATTACAAATATCGAAAAAATCACACAAATCCCTAAGGAAGAGAGAGAAAAGTTAAAAGAAATCACTAACAAATTTGTATTTAGAGTGAATGATTATTATCTTAATCTGATTAATTGGGATGATCCGAACGATCCTATCCGAAAATTGGTGATACCGAACGAAGGGGAATTAAATGAATATGGCAGTTGGGATGCTTCAGATGAGGCGGCCAACTATGTGGTGCCGGGATGCCAGCACAAGTATAAAACGACTGCATTACTCATCGTTTCAGAAGTTTGTGGAGCATATTGCCGATTCTGTTTCCGGAAGCGTTTGTTCCGTAACGATGTAAAAGAAGCTATGTCAGATGTAACGCCTGGTATAGAATATATTGCACAAACTCCTGAAATAAATAACGTTTTATTGACTGGCGGAGACTCTCTTATTTTGGCAACCAAAAAAATTAGATATATTGTAGAAAGATTGCGAGCGATTGACCATGTGAAAATCATCCGTTTTGGTTCAAAATTGCCTGTCTTTAACCCTATGAGAATTTATGAAGATCAAGAACTGCTTGATCTGTTCCGGCAATATTCCACACCAGAAAAACGCATTTATGTCATGGCACATGTAAACCATCCACGTGAAATAACAGAAGAAGCTCGTAAAGCGTTCCAAGCTCTTCACGATGCTGGAGTTATCGTTGTGAATCAAACTCCTATTTTAAAAGGAATAAATGATGATCCTGAAGTGTTGGCAGAATTGCTAGATAAACTGTCATGGGCAGGAGTAACACCGTATTACTTCTTTGTTAATAGACCGGTAGCGGGTAACAGCGATTTTGTATTAACACTGGAAGAAGTATACAAAATAGTTGAACAAGCAAAAGCAAGAACATCGGGATTAGGCAAACGCGTTCGCCTCGTTATGAGCCATTCCTCAGGAAAAATTGAAATATTGGCAATCGAAAATGGCAAAGCATATCTAAAATATCATCAGTCAAGAGATGATGAACAATATGGAAAGTTTATGATTTTGGATTGTCCAAAAGATGCCACTTGGTTTGATGACTTACCTGGAAGTGAACAATATTGGAAAAAACCAGTAAAAAAAGCAGTTCAATTGAGCTCGGTTAACTAA
- a CDS encoding extracellular solute-binding protein — translation MKRLIEQDELPSDSKLPSEKEWSDMFGVGRSSIRDTLSMLAAARIIETWNGEGTFVHKKTIEAKRVKNGGCVMKRWIMIGLMMVMAALAGCGVPNAKPPGEAKPANKSSDNVKEITVAGNGGKIEKAIREVIAPKFEEKYGIKVNFVPGLSGEILSKVELQKNAPQYDVAFYVPIDVQRAADKGLTGQLDPAAIPNMSKVDPRFVAVDNIGVPVFGLVIAPAYNTKTFEKNGWAPITSWNDLIRPDYKGKTAFADIANDWGFALLYNLANANGGSLDNLEPGLKKAKELARYSDTFYKNSTQMMPAMQQGAADVTVMGSYAIAELIDSGVPLKMVIPKEGAPLQAFSATVVKNAPHKKAAMDFINFLISEESQKQIAERGFYPVLKGMKAAPKYEASIGLKDSDPVFRPDVKKLSEIRAQWTDRWTKEVTPELGKKVKK, via the coding sequence ATTAAGCGATTAATCGAACAGGATGAGCTTCCGTCAGACAGCAAACTACCTTCGGAAAAGGAATGGAGCGATATGTTTGGCGTCGGTCGCTCTAGTATCCGTGATACGTTGAGCATGCTGGCGGCTGCTCGGATCATCGAAACGTGGAATGGTGAAGGCACATTTGTGCATAAAAAAACTATTGAAGCTAAAAGAGTAAAAAATGGGGGTTGTGTCATGAAACGATGGATCATGATTGGACTCATGATGGTGATGGCGGCACTGGCCGGGTGTGGAGTTCCCAATGCGAAACCGCCCGGTGAAGCGAAACCGGCCAACAAGTCGTCAGACAATGTGAAGGAGATTACGGTTGCCGGGAACGGCGGAAAGATTGAAAAGGCGATTCGTGAAGTGATTGCGCCAAAATTTGAAGAAAAATACGGGATCAAGGTGAACTTTGTGCCAGGGTTGTCGGGTGAAATCCTGTCAAAAGTCGAATTGCAGAAAAACGCTCCTCAATATGACGTTGCGTTTTACGTACCGATTGACGTGCAGCGAGCGGCCGATAAAGGATTGACTGGGCAATTGGATCCAGCGGCGATCCCCAACATGTCTAAGGTTGACCCGCGGTTTGTCGCAGTGGATAATATCGGAGTTCCCGTATTCGGATTGGTAATCGCACCTGCATACAATACGAAAACCTTTGAGAAGAACGGCTGGGCGCCGATAACGTCTTGGAACGATCTGATTCGTCCCGATTACAAAGGAAAGACGGCGTTCGCCGACATCGCCAACGACTGGGGATTCGCTCTGCTCTATAACCTTGCGAACGCGAACGGCGGCAGCCTTGACAATCTGGAACCTGGTTTGAAAAAGGCGAAAGAACTCGCCAGGTATTCGGATACGTTCTACAAAAACTCCACCCAGATGATGCCGGCTATGCAACAGGGGGCAGCCGACGTAACGGTGATGGGCAGCTATGCGATCGCCGAACTGATCGATTCCGGTGTACCGTTGAAAATGGTGATCCCGAAAGAAGGGGCGCCGTTGCAAGCGTTCAGTGCGACGGTTGTGAAAAATGCCCCTCATAAAAAAGCGGCGATGGATTTTATCAATTTTCTGATTAGCGAAGAGTCGCAAAAGCAGATTGCGGAAAGAGGGTTCTATCCGGTTCTGAAAGGAATGAAAGCGGCTCCTAAATATGAAGCATCGATCGGCTTGAAAGACAGCGATCCTGTCTTCCGTCCAGATGTGAAGAAACTGTCCGAGATTCGGGCGCAATGGACGGACAGATGGACTAAAGAAGTCACACCGGAACTTGGCAAAAAAGTGAAAAAATAG
- a CDS encoding amino acid permease produces MKWITLFISASAIAGILSVLFSFMLAGSRIWFAMSRDGLLPKWFMKVYKYKNTLLSNLNYWCYYRACFRGYPY; encoded by the coding sequence TTGAAATGGATCACGTTATTCATTTCAGCTTCTGCCATTGCGGGTATTCTGTCTGTTTTATTTTCTTTTATGCTTGCGGGGTCGCGCATATGGTTTGCCATGAGCCGCGACGGTTTATTGCCAAAATGGTTTATGAAGGTGTACAAATATAAAAACACCTTATTGTCCAACCTTAATTATTGGTGTTATTACCGCGCTTGTTTCAGGGGTTACCCCTATTAG
- a CDS encoding amino acid permease C-terminal domain-containing protein: MKRPEFERKFRTPFVPVVPLMELDFPSTLLSILPPITWIRFIVWMIIGLVIYVFYSKRKSNLAENSGNVQQKEAS; encoded by the coding sequence GTGAAACGGCCGGAATTTGAAAGAAAATTTAGAACGCCGTTTGTTCCGGTTGTTCCTTTGATGGAGTTGGATTTTCCATCTACCTTATTATCCATTCTTCCTCCGATTACTTGGATTCGTTTTATAGTTTGGATGATTATAGGCCTTGTTATTTATGTGTTTTACAGCAAAAGAAAAAGTAACTTAGCAGAAAATTCAGGTAATGTACAACAGAAAGAAGCTTCTTAA
- a CDS encoding amino acid permease, protein MNLLQKKSITHLLSQKKTLQKTLGAYDLILLGIGAIVGIGILVLTGVAAANDAGPSIIFSFMLAALVCGFVAFCYAEIASALPVSGGVYTYAYVTVGEVVAYLIGWTQLLIYVLSVAAVANGWSAYFRSLLEGFHLHIPKMLSAVPQQGGMINLPAVCIILLMTWVLSKGVQESKKVNNTMVAIKLSIILLFIIVGIFYVRPENWDPFMPFGWKGVLAGTATVFFAFLGFDAVATAAEEVKKPQRDLPIGIVVSLVVCTLLYVIVCLVLTGMVPYHLLNVSDAMAFALHAVGQDFAAGVISVGAIVGITTVIFVYLYATVRVLFSMSRDRLLPKPFSVVHPHSQAPVFSTRIAGFTGAAIAGFIDLRALSNLINIGALLTFVMVALSVMVLRKTHPNLQRGFKAPLVPYLPILTIACCIFLMTRLALETWLYFCIWMIIGLSIYFIYRTKRQKDSHQEQAYMMKKAN, encoded by the coding sequence ATGAATTTACTTCAAAAAAAGTCAATTACTCACTTGTTAAGTCAAAAGAAAACATTGCAGAAGACATTAGGGGCCTATGATTTAATATTGCTTGGTATCGGGGCGATTGTTGGGATCGGCATTCTTGTGTTGACAGGTGTCGCAGCAGCAAATGATGCAGGTCCTTCGATTATCTTTTCGTTTATGCTTGCGGCATTAGTGTGTGGATTTGTAGCGTTTTGTTATGCGGAAATAGCATCTGCTCTTCCCGTTTCCGGAGGCGTCTATACATACGCGTATGTAACAGTCGGGGAAGTAGTTGCGTATTTAATAGGATGGACACAACTTTTAATTTATGTTTTGTCCGTTGCAGCGGTGGCAAATGGATGGTCTGCATATTTTCGCTCATTGTTGGAAGGATTTCATTTGCATATCCCGAAAATGCTAAGTGCAGTACCCCAGCAAGGCGGAATGATAAACTTGCCGGCTGTCTGCATTATTTTACTTATGACATGGGTGCTATCAAAAGGTGTGCAAGAAAGTAAGAAAGTGAATAATACGATGGTTGCCATCAAATTATCTATCATTTTATTATTTATTATTGTCGGAATATTCTATGTTAGGCCGGAAAATTGGGATCCATTCATGCCGTTTGGATGGAAAGGGGTTCTCGCGGGAACTGCTACGGTGTTCTTTGCGTTTTTAGGGTTTGATGCAGTTGCAACTGCGGCAGAAGAAGTGAAAAAACCGCAGCGTGATTTGCCAATCGGCATTGTTGTTTCTTTAGTTGTGTGCACTCTTTTATACGTTATTGTTTGCTTAGTCTTAACAGGAATGGTTCCATATCATTTATTAAATGTTTCGGACGCAATGGCATTTGCGCTTCATGCAGTCGGACAAGATTTTGCTGCAGGGGTTATATCAGTTGGAGCAATTGTCGGCATCACAACAGTTATATTTGTTTATCTTTACGCAACAGTGCGCGTTCTGTTCTCTATGAGTCGCGATCGTTTACTGCCAAAACCGTTTTCAGTAGTTCATCCACACTCTCAAGCACCTGTTTTTTCGACACGGATTGCAGGATTTACTGGAGCGGCAATTGCTGGATTTATTGATTTGAGAGCATTGTCCAACTTAATCAATATTGGTGCTTTGTTAACCTTTGTGATGGTGGCCTTATCCGTTATGGTACTGCGCAAAACACATCCAAATCTGCAAAGAGGGTTTAAGGCGCCGCTTGTTCCGTATCTTCCAATATTGACGATCGCGTGTTGTATCTTCTTAATGACTCGCCTTGCGCTTGAAACGTGGTTGTATTTCTGCATTTGGATGATTATAGGCTTGAGTATTTATTTTATCTATAGAACGAAGCGCCAAAAAGATTCTCACCAAGAGCAAGCGTATATGATGAAAAAAGCAAACTAG
- a CDS encoding lipoate--protein ligase, whose protein sequence is MLFIDNKGITDPRINLAIEEYALKNLDINETYLLFYINEPSIIIGKNQNTIEEINTEYVEKNGIHVVRRLSGGGAVYHDLGNLNFSFITKDDGDSFLNFRKFTEPIIKALKKLGVNAELSGRNDIIVEGRKISGNAQFSTRGRMFSHGTLLFDSKIENIVSALNVKKDKIESKGIKSIRSRVANISEFLKEKMTIEEFRSVLLESIFGKDKDIPEYVLTEEDWANIHKLSRERYQNWEWNYGKSPKFNLQHSHRFPAGQIDVRLEVQKGIIENCKIYGDFFGAGDVAEIEEKLIGKRYEKSEIEKALQDVDIKHYFGNIEKEEFINLIY, encoded by the coding sequence ATGTTGTTTATTGATAATAAGGGGATTACAGATCCGAGAATTAATTTGGCAATCGAAGAGTATGCCTTAAAAAACCTTGACATTAATGAAACGTATTTATTGTTTTATATAAATGAGCCTTCCATCATTATCGGAAAAAACCAGAATACTATTGAAGAAATTAATACAGAGTATGTAGAGAAAAACGGGATCCATGTTGTCAGAAGGCTGTCAGGCGGCGGAGCCGTTTATCATGATTTAGGAAATTTAAACTTTAGTTTTATTACGAAAGATGATGGCGACAGTTTTCTTAACTTCCGGAAATTTACGGAACCTATTATCAAAGCATTAAAAAAACTTGGTGTTAATGCAGAATTAAGCGGTCGTAACGATATTATTGTGGAAGGAAGAAAAATTTCCGGGAATGCCCAGTTTTCAACAAGGGGAAGAATGTTCAGCCATGGTACACTGCTGTTTGACTCGAAAATAGAGAATATCGTTTCAGCGCTTAATGTAAAAAAAGATAAGATTGAATCAAAAGGAATTAAGTCCATCCGCAGCCGGGTGGCAAATATTTCTGAATTTCTAAAAGAAAAAATGACAATAGAAGAGTTCCGTTCCGTCCTGTTAGAGAGTATTTTTGGAAAAGACAAGGACATTCCTGAATATGTCTTGACAGAAGAGGATTGGGCTAACATTCACAAGCTCTCTAGAGAACGCTATCAAAATTGGGAATGGAATTACGGAAAATCGCCTAAATTTAATCTTCAGCATTCACACCGGTTCCCGGCCGGCCAAATAGATGTGAGACTCGAAGTTCAAAAGGGAATCATTGAAAATTGCAAAATTTACGGCGACTTTTTTGGCGCCGGAGACGTAGCGGAAATCGAAGAGAAACTTATCGGAAAACGATATGAGAAATCTGAAATTGAAAAAGCGTTGCAAGATGTCGATATCAAGCATTATTTCGGAAATATTGAGAAAGAAGAATTTATCAATTTGATATATTGA
- a CDS encoding AAA family ATPase, with product MRIRSIGIQSVLNYGAFELDFGEDDTALHILYGPNEAGIFTYHCVKCIRHILTLSTFTIKIYSDIHT from the coding sequence ATGAGAATCCGGAGCATCGGCATTCAATCTGTACTTAACTATGGAGCGTTCGAACTCGATTTTGGCGAAGATGATACGGCTCTTCACATTCTCTATGGACCGAATGAAGCCGGTATATTTACATACCATTGCGTAAAATGCATTAGGCATATCCTGACGCTTTCCACTTTTACAATCAAAATATATTCAGATATCCATACCTAG
- a CDS encoding LysE family translocator — protein sequence MDFGLVMSFLGVAILLTLMPGPDILFVITQSISQDKKAGVATALGLCSGLIVHITAAALGISAIIYQSALAFTVVKYMGAAYLLYLAWQSFKEKETGFTINHHKPLKYKSLYKKGIFMNLLNPKVSLFFLALLPQFVNKSMGHIALQMLILGIIFLVQALVIFVAVSVFSEKLRHVLLANSFIAKRMNIIKGLLLGLIGTQMALSEK from the coding sequence ATGGATTTCGGACTAGTTATGTCCTTTTTAGGTGTGGCGATATTGCTGACATTAATGCCTGGACCAGATATTCTGTTTGTGATTACCCAAAGTATTTCACAGGACAAAAAAGCGGGAGTCGCAACGGCACTGGGACTTTGTTCAGGCCTTATTGTACATATCACGGCTGCAGCACTTGGGATTTCCGCAATCATTTATCAATCCGCTTTGGCTTTTACCGTTGTAAAATATATGGGTGCAGCTTATTTGCTGTATTTAGCATGGCAATCATTTAAGGAAAAAGAAACAGGCTTTACGATTAACCATCACAAGCCTTTAAAGTATAAATCTTTGTATAAAAAAGGAATTTTCATGAATCTGCTTAATCCAAAAGTATCCTTGTTCTTTTTAGCATTGTTACCTCAATTTGTGAATAAATCGATGGGACACATTGCGTTACAGATGTTGATTTTGGGGATTATTTTTCTGGTTCAGGCTTTAGTGATTTTTGTTGCTGTCAGCGTATTTTCCGAGAAGCTGCGCCATGTCCTGCTTGCTAATTCGTTCATCGCAAAGCGAATGAACATTATAAAAGGTTTGTTATTAGGGCTTATTGGTACACAGATGGCGCTTAGTGAAAAGTGA
- a CDS encoding ABC transporter ATP-binding protein: MENIISMKNVSLIRGDRVILKDINWEVKEKEQWVILGLNGSGKTSILNVVTGYQYPTKGEVSVLGHQFGQTNLPELRKQIGFVSSSLDRFNQTLRSEMVEDIVISGKFATIGLYENVTDEDREQAEQLMASLRIDHLKGKTYDTLSEGEKRKVLIARALMAKPKLLILDEPSIGLDILAREDILSLTKEIIAHQQCHVLYVTHYIEEIIEEMTHVLLLKEGQIVAAGRKEKVLTDECLSETFQLAMKVHWENNRPWASIHKNISWTKFAEVESNK, translated from the coding sequence ATGGAAAATATCATAAGCATGAAAAATGTATCCTTGATAAGAGGAGACCGGGTTATTTTAAAGGATATAAATTGGGAAGTAAAAGAAAAGGAACAATGGGTCATACTAGGTTTAAACGGTTCAGGCAAAACGTCCATATTAAATGTCGTAACAGGCTATCAATATCCGACAAAAGGGGAAGTTTCTGTTTTAGGACATCAATTCGGGCAAACTAACTTGCCTGAGCTTCGAAAGCAAATTGGATTTGTCAGCAGTTCTCTTGACCGTTTCAATCAAACGTTAAGATCGGAAATGGTAGAGGATATTGTAATAAGCGGTAAATTCGCTACGATCGGATTATACGAAAATGTGACCGATGAGGATCGAGAGCAGGCCGAACAGCTAATGGCATCTTTGCGAATCGATCACTTAAAAGGGAAAACGTATGACACATTATCAGAAGGAGAAAAAAGAAAAGTACTTATTGCAAGAGCGTTAATGGCAAAACCGAAATTGCTTATATTAGATGAACCGTCTATAGGATTAGACATTTTAGCAAGGGAAGATATTTTATCATTAACGAAAGAAATTATTGCACATCAACAATGCCACGTACTGTATGTCACTCATTATATTGAAGAAATTATAGAAGAGATGACACACGTATTATTGTTAAAAGAGGGACAAATTGTAGCCGCGGGACGAAAAGAGAAAGTATTAACAGATGAATGTTTATCAGAGACGTTTCAATTGGCAATGAAAGTTCATTGGGAAAATAATCGACCATGGGCTTCCATACATAAAAATATTAGCTGGACAAAATTTGCGGAGGTAGAATCAAATAAATAA